In Ardenticatenales bacterium, a single genomic region encodes these proteins:
- a CDS encoding alkaline phosphatase family protein, producing MPLLIAGLDGATWQVLRPLLDAGKLPTLARLRAQGTHGTLTSVWPPISAAAWVSMLTGTNPGQHGVFDFRNLDLSRYSGHDEQLAGAASYQLPTLFDLIDGGVIAYQVPLTYPAWPVRGVMVAGYPTPDRRRAYTQPPAWSARLGPLDTHTADQISRARPSRQAAIYRHSMATMTNNLLRLSQEVDWDLLMFVNGATDGAQHRFFKFAQPGFPGVSAAARQRYAPLLADVMIAADAELGRLLAHLPPDLNVMVISDHGGAPRPQRAFHLNAWLAAHGWLRAKTSATAPPLSQAAVEWAKQRLPVVDWVKQSLPTRLKERLSRMREGIDQIDWPRTQAYRVKLSHPIEGVHLNLQGRQPHGCVPLSAYSSLREEILATLRRQPTVVTALPREAVYHGPHLNRAPDILVRLQPDVDGGAGLHEMMTEIPPSWLRGISGYHDLNGILVAAGPAFAQGEIQEARLIDIAPTALHALGQPVPRHMDGRVLPLFAQPRPVRYAEVSPKQEKGKELLSEAEERGIMDALRNLGYIE from the coding sequence ATGCCACTCCTCATTGCCGGACTTGACGGCGCAACCTGGCAGGTGCTGCGCCCCCTGCTCGACGCAGGCAAACTCCCCACACTGGCCCGCCTCCGCGCCCAGGGCACGCACGGAACACTTACCTCCGTCTGGCCGCCCATCTCCGCCGCCGCCTGGGTGAGTATGCTCACGGGAACCAATCCCGGACAGCACGGCGTCTTCGATTTCCGCAACCTCGACCTGAGCCGCTACAGCGGCCACGACGAGCAGCTTGCCGGCGCCGCCAGCTACCAACTGCCCACCCTGTTTGACCTCATCGACGGCGGCGTTATCGCCTACCAGGTCCCCCTCACCTACCCCGCCTGGCCCGTCCGCGGCGTCATGGTCGCCGGCTACCCCACCCCCGACCGCCGTCGCGCCTACACACAGCCGCCAGCGTGGAGCGCGCGCCTGGGTCCGCTGGATACACACACGGCGGACCAGATCAGTCGCGCCCGCCCGTCGCGCCAGGCAGCCATCTACCGTCACAGCATGGCTACCATGACGAACAACCTGCTCCGCCTCAGCCAGGAGGTGGATTGGGACCTACTCATGTTCGTTAACGGAGCCACTGACGGTGCCCAGCACCGCTTCTTCAAATTTGCCCAACCCGGTTTTCCCGGCGTCAGCGCGGCGGCGCGGCAGCGATACGCCCCCTTGCTGGCGGACGTGATGATCGCGGCGGATGCGGAATTGGGGCGGCTGCTGGCGCACCTGCCGCCCGACCTGAACGTAATGGTCATTTCCGACCACGGCGGCGCGCCGCGCCCGCAACGCGCCTTCCACCTGAATGCCTGGCTGGCGGCGCATGGCTGGCTGCGGGCCAAGACGTCCGCCACCGCGCCGCCGTTGAGCCAGGCAGCGGTAGAGTGGGCCAAGCAACGCCTGCCCGTGGTGGACTGGGTGAAGCAATCGCTACCGACCCGGCTCAAGGAGCGCCTCAGCCGTATGCGCGAGGGTATCGACCAGATCGACTGGCCACGCACACAAGCCTATCGCGTAAAGCTCAGCCACCCCATTGAGGGCGTCCACCTGAATCTACAGGGTCGGCAGCCGCATGGCTGTGTTCCCCTTTCTGCCTACTCATCACTACGCGAAGAGATTTTGGCTACTTTGCGGCGGCAGCCGACGGTCGTGACCGCCCTACCGCGAGAAGCCGTGTATCATGGCCCCCACCTGAACCGCGCCCCGGACATCCTGGTACGGCTTCAGCCCGATGTGGACGGGGGCGCGGGGCTGCACGAGATGATGACGGAAATTCCTCCAAGCTGGCTGCGCGGCATCAGCGGCTACCATGACCTGAATGGCATCCTGGTGGCGGCGGGGCCGGCATTTGCACAAGGTGAAATACAGGAAGCCCGGCTGATTGACATTGCACCGACGGCGCTGCACGCGCTGGGTCAGCCCGTGCCGCGCCACATGGATGGGCGGGTGCTGCCTCTGTTCGCGCAGCCGCGCCCCGTGCGCTACGCGGAGGTGTCGCCAAAGCAGGAAAAAGGAAAGGAGCTATTGAGCGAAGCGGAAGAGCGCGGTATCATGGACGCTCTGCGTAACCTGGGGTACATTGAATAG
- a CDS encoding DUF2723 domain-containing protein, with amino-acid sequence MSRAAAAWWRNWRPRLARLEGWAFLLPLALYWRTLAPTVYNLDSAELTVAAATGGITRATGYPLYLIIGGLWSRLPLGDVGYRLNLLSAVCGVVALLLADRLLRRDGVSRTARYGALGLLAVAPFYWSLSLVAEVYTLHVALMAGLLLLLRGWAEKPTPARLGLAVLWMGLSMGNHVTMVLLAPGCLWYVLTTAPREALRPRALLLAGGGLLLGVCVYGYVPWRFGRMPAFNYAGSYDSQAIFHPINLRTLDGLWWLVSGKQFSSLLFTYTAAELLTEVSRFINQLWQAFLIIGIGPGLLGLVVTLRRDWRWGGALLLMFLANVIFYVNYRVLDKATMFLPAYFIWALWLAVGYQWLLRWAAAGEQGRANGWLLRGIIAAAVLVGLFVTWPRVDLSTDWSARERGEQILAQVEENALIVGWWDTIPLVEYLQLVENQRPDVQAINRFLIDRASLNQLIYAQSGQRPVYINEPIIALRAAFEFVPVGPLYAVRPRQEAP; translated from the coding sequence ATGAGTCGGGCCGCGGCAGCGTGGTGGCGAAACTGGCGACCGCGGCTGGCCCGGCTGGAGGGCTGGGCGTTTTTGCTGCCGCTGGCGCTCTATTGGCGCACGCTGGCCCCGACTGTCTACAACCTGGATAGCGCGGAGTTGACGGTGGCGGCGGCCACGGGGGGCATCACGCGGGCCACGGGGTATCCGCTCTACTTAATCATCGGCGGGCTGTGGTCACGCCTGCCGCTGGGGGACGTGGGGTATCGCCTGAATTTGCTCTCGGCGGTGTGCGGGGTGGTGGCGCTGCTGCTGGCGGATCGTTTGCTGCGCCGTGATGGTGTCTCGCGCACGGCCCGCTATGGGGCGTTGGGGTTGCTGGCGGTGGCCCCGTTTTACTGGTCGCTTTCGCTGGTGGCGGAGGTGTATACGCTGCACGTGGCGCTGATGGCGGGTTTGCTGCTGCTGCTGCGTGGTTGGGCGGAAAAGCCGACGCCGGCGCGCCTGGGGCTGGCGGTGCTGTGGATGGGGCTGAGTATGGGCAATCATGTGACGATGGTGCTGTTGGCCCCGGGTTGCCTGTGGTATGTGTTGACGACCGCGCCGCGCGAGGCGCTGCGTCCGCGGGCGCTGCTGCTGGCGGGTGGGGGGCTGTTGTTGGGGGTGTGCGTGTATGGGTATGTGCCGTGGCGGTTTGGGAGAATGCCGGCATTTAATTATGCCGGCAGCTACGACAGCCAGGCCATCTTCCACCCCATTAACCTGCGTACACTGGACGGCCTCTGGTGGCTCGTCTCCGGCAAACAGTTTAGCAGCCTCCTCTTCACCTATACCGCCGCCGAACTGCTCACCGAAGTCAGCCGATTTATCAACCAGCTATGGCAGGCCTTCCTCATCATTGGCATTGGCCCCGGCCTGCTGGGGCTGGTCGTCACCCTGCGGCGGGATTGGCGCTGGGGGGGCGCGCTCCTGCTCATGTTCCTGGCAAACGTCATCTTCTACGTCAATTACCGCGTCCTGGACAAAGCCACTATGTTTCTGCCTGCCTACTTCATCTGGGCGCTTTGGCTGGCAGTTGGCTACCAATGGTTGCTACGGTGGGCCGCTGCCGGCGAACAGGGGCGCGCCAATGGCTGGCTACTGCGCGGCATCATAGCCGCCGCCGTGCTGGTCGGGCTATTCGTGACCTGGCCGCGCGTTGACCTTTCCACTGATTGGAGCGCGCGGGAAAGAGGGGAGCAAATCCTGGCGCAAGTTGAAGAAAATGCCCTTATTGTGGGGTGGTGGGATACAATTCCTCTGGTAGAATATCTGCAACTCGTAGAAAACCAGCGCCCGGACGTACAGGCGATCAATCGTTTTCTCATTGACCGCGCCAGCCTGAATCAATTGATTTACGCGCAATCAGGACAGCGTCCTGTTTATATCAACGAACCCATTATTGCCCTGCGTGCCGCGTTTGAATTTGTTCCCGTGGGGCCCTTGTATGCCGTGCGCCCTCGCCAGGAAGCGCCGTGA
- a CDS encoding SDR family NAD(P)-dependent oxidoreductase, with protein MTNRTFVVTGGNTGIGRAIAQALAAAEHHVVITSRNQDRGVQAVAGIQQAIRHANVEMVIGDLSTIASTHQLADTLLERFPNIAVLINNAGVWMLKKQINPDQLEYSFMVNHLAPFILSTRLLPCLKANAPARIVNVNAGLYTMGKLNLDKTPYGRDFKAIKTYANTKLCNLLFTRELARRIAGSGVTVNAVHPGVIRTHLGDASGIVGLLLRFMKRSWDTPEEGAKAPVWLATSPEVEGLNGQYFDLQTRTEVNETVKDEALCRQLWDLSTTLGLAMN; from the coding sequence ATGACCAATAGAACATTTGTGGTGACGGGTGGCAATACCGGGATTGGAAGAGCGATTGCGCAAGCATTGGCGGCGGCCGAGCATCATGTGGTTATCACGAGCCGTAACCAGGATAGGGGCGTGCAAGCTGTTGCCGGCATCCAGCAGGCAATTCGCCATGCAAACGTCGAAATGGTCATCGGCGACTTGAGTACAATAGCCAGTACGCATCAGTTAGCGGATACGCTACTTGAGAGATTTCCCAACATCGCTGTTTTGATCAACAACGCGGGCGTCTGGATGCTTAAAAAGCAGATCAACCCGGATCAGTTGGAGTATTCCTTCATGGTCAACCATCTGGCTCCATTTATCTTAAGCACCCGACTGCTGCCCTGCCTCAAAGCCAACGCCCCGGCACGAATTGTCAATGTCAATGCGGGTTTGTATACCATGGGGAAACTCAACCTCGACAAAACCCCCTACGGACGCGATTTCAAAGCCATAAAGACGTATGCCAATACCAAGTTGTGCAATCTTCTTTTTACCAGAGAATTGGCGCGCCGCATTGCGGGGAGCGGCGTGACAGTCAATGCCGTGCATCCTGGCGTGATTCGTACCCATTTGGGCGATGCGTCGGGCATTGTTGGACTGCTGTTACGCTTTATGAAGCGGTCGTGGGATACGCCAGAAGAAGGGGCCAAGGCGCCGGTCTGGTTAGCCACTTCTCCCGAAGTCGAAGGTTTAAATGGGCAGTACTTCGATCTGCAAACGCGCACCGAGGTAAATGAGACAGTGAAAGATGAGGCGTTATGCCGGCAATTATGGGACTTAAGTACAACCCTGGGACTGGCGATGAATTAA
- a CDS encoding class I SAM-dependent methyltransferase, translating to MSDDIYHQLLERYQSGQVPWDQELPPPEVIDLARTLLPGRALDLGTGFGRAAIYLARLGWEVDAVDFIAEAIAGAVTRAQRMGVDGVRFHLSQVTAMPFLFAPYDLALDVGCMHNFSSVQLVAYCHELRRLLRPGAHYLLFAHLRAPDAAEARWLDEALLRRLFSDGFHLRRVEYGTTQVGDNPPWPSAWFWWQRAAEGESVTSSSDVPGADAAAR from the coding sequence ATGTCAGACGACATCTACCACCAACTTCTGGAAAGATACCAGAGTGGACAAGTTCCCTGGGACCAGGAATTGCCGCCGCCGGAAGTGATAGACCTGGCGCGGACGTTGTTGCCGGGGCGCGCGCTGGACCTGGGTACAGGCTTTGGGCGGGCGGCCATCTACCTGGCGCGGTTGGGTTGGGAAGTGGACGCCGTGGACTTCATCGCCGAAGCCATCGCCGGCGCGGTCACGCGGGCGCAGCGAATGGGCGTGGACGGCGTGCGGTTTCACCTCAGCCAGGTCACGGCTATGCCGTTCCTGTTTGCTCCCTATGATCTGGCGCTGGATGTGGGCTGTATGCACAATTTTTCGTCCGTGCAGTTGGTGGCCTATTGCCATGAACTGCGCCGCCTCCTGCGGCCTGGCGCGCATTATCTCCTGTTTGCGCATTTGCGCGCGCCGGACGCCGCCGAAGCGCGCTGGCTCGACGAGGCGCTTTTGCGGCGCTTGTTCAGCGATGGCTTCCACCTCCGGCGCGTCGAATATGGCACGACCCAGGTCGGCGACAATCCTCCGTGGCCGTCTGCCTGGTTCTGGTGGCAGCGGGCGGCGGAAGGGGAAAGCGTTACGAGTTCTTCTGACGTTCCTGGCGCAGACGCGGCAGCCAGGTGA
- the mfd gene encoding transcription-repair coupling factor, whose protein sequence is MNISGLLTLFDQLPPYQELRRKLREDADVAPLGLPRSVWPALLASIHAEANVPIVLITGRIDAVPIWRQDLAAWLPPDRQSLRFLEPTPLPFERGPWSESSRLGRLAVLTQLAMLQMPFAPPLPHPPLIVTSARALLQKTAPRGRFVTATRTLRTGQIVDLEKLRQNWLHSGYEAVSVVESPGQFSQRGGIVDVFPIASLYPVRIELFGDEIDTMRYFNPATQRSADVADSLLERVVIPPAREAMPGEMQPLGMVLQEEAPPKEDDLPAWQDDIPLLASGLPSPHLEYYLPLLYSRPDSLLDYLPSDALVVVDDWHVLDQTVRELHDHADQLAEEQASLPPGYRGPLFAWSDMEAKLAYRRVLTLGEHTEHASDLGPMSLAPFFQPGPRYGGQIKPLLTQLAQGRKQGETTLVVSRQAQRLAELWREEGPDAGTQSTLADVLPAYHPVDDIPEMPDSGSLTFVQGSLSEGFLVERLSDNRILLNLLTDAELFGWNRPAPRRRLAPRSIAPETFFADISAGDYVVHLEHGIGLFLGLVVRSVGGAEREYLQLQYGNGDILYVPVHHADRLSKWIGPEEATPQLNRLGDRSWGQARARAQQAVDELADDLLELYAEREAVAGHAFAPDAPWQTEMEASFPYQETEDQLHAIAEVKQDMERAQPMDRLICGDVGYGKTEVALRAAFKAVLDDKQVAILVPTTILAQQHYNTFKQRLQPFPVRVDMLSRFRTQSRQDQIIRGLRAGKVDIIIGTHRLLSDDVSFKDLGLLIIDEEQRFGVRHKELLKQLRKEVDVLTMTATPIPRTLHMSLAGARDVSVIATAPAERLPVQTYVGEADETLLRRAILRELDRGGQIFVVHNRVQTINIVHDQIQRLVPDARIAIGHGQMSERELEDVMQRFADGEVDVLLSTTIIESGLDFPNANTLIVDRAEQFGLSQLHQLRGRVGRGMNRAYAYFFHAPWRTLTTDAQARLETIAEESHLGAGYEIAMRDLEIRGAGDLLGARQSGHIAAIGFDLYTRLLANAVKRKKAERRGETVPPELGESILIDLPLATYVPPDYVPDAALRLRLYRRMAGLERMTEIDEMAAELADRFGPIPDPVDNLLYQLRIKALAARAGAVGVTVENEQIRLRWPQLEQIDRFRLQRFLGAEVRVSRSAIWMSWKGGTKDWQVRLVQLLEKLPTFPDAAQAVNSDVVPA, encoded by the coding sequence ATGAACATCTCCGGCCTATTAACCCTCTTCGACCAGCTTCCCCCCTACCAGGAACTGCGCCGAAAATTGCGCGAAGACGCCGACGTGGCCCCGCTGGGGCTGCCGCGCAGCGTCTGGCCGGCGCTGCTGGCCAGTATCCATGCCGAAGCCAACGTGCCCATTGTACTCATCACGGGGCGAATTGATGCCGTACCCATCTGGCGGCAGGACCTGGCTGCCTGGCTACCGCCGGACCGACAATCTCTGCGCTTCCTGGAGCCGACGCCGCTGCCATTTGAGCGTGGCCCCTGGAGCGAGAGCAGTCGCCTGGGGCGGTTGGCGGTGCTCACGCAGTTAGCCATGCTGCAAATGCCGTTCGCGCCGCCGCTGCCGCACCCGCCCCTGATCGTCACCTCGGCGCGGGCGCTGCTGCAAAAGACCGCGCCCCGCGGCCGGTTCGTGACGGCTACGCGCACGCTGCGCACAGGCCAGATTGTGGACCTGGAGAAACTACGCCAGAACTGGCTGCATAGTGGTTACGAGGCGGTGTCCGTAGTGGAGTCGCCGGGGCAGTTCAGCCAGCGCGGCGGTATTGTGGATGTGTTCCCGATTGCCAGCCTTTATCCGGTGCGTATTGAGTTGTTTGGGGACGAAATCGACACGATGCGCTATTTCAATCCGGCCACGCAGCGGTCCGCCGACGTGGCCGATAGTTTGCTGGAGCGGGTGGTGATTCCGCCCGCGCGGGAGGCGATGCCCGGGGAAATGCAGCCGCTGGGGATGGTGTTGCAGGAAGAAGCGCCGCCGAAAGAGGATGATTTGCCGGCATGGCAGGACGACATCCCCCTCCTCGCCAGCGGCCTGCCCTCCCCCCATCTGGAATACTACCTGCCCCTCCTCTACAGCCGCCCCGACTCCCTACTCGACTACCTGCCGTCCGATGCCCTGGTGGTTGTGGACGATTGGCACGTGTTGGACCAGACCGTGCGCGAACTGCATGACCACGCCGACCAGTTGGCGGAGGAGCAGGCCAGCCTGCCCCCTGGCTACCGCGGCCCGCTGTTTGCCTGGAGCGACATGGAAGCGAAACTGGCCTACCGGCGCGTGCTCACGCTGGGCGAACATACGGAACATGCCTCGGACCTGGGGCCGATGTCGCTGGCCCCGTTTTTCCAGCCCGGTCCGCGCTATGGCGGCCAGATTAAGCCACTGCTGACGCAGCTTGCGCAGGGGCGCAAGCAGGGGGAAACGACGCTGGTGGTCAGTCGCCAGGCGCAGCGGTTGGCGGAATTGTGGCGGGAAGAGGGGCCAGATGCCGGCACGCAAAGCACCCTCGCCGACGTTCTTCCCGCCTACCACCCCGTAGACGACATTCCCGAAATGCCCGACAGCGGCAGCCTCACCTTTGTGCAAGGCAGCCTCAGCGAAGGCTTCCTCGTCGAACGCCTCAGCGACAACCGCATTCTCCTCAATCTCCTCACCGACGCCGAGCTATTCGGCTGGAATCGCCCCGCGCCCCGTCGTCGCCTCGCCCCCCGCTCCATCGCCCCGGAAACTTTCTTCGCCGACATCAGCGCCGGTGACTACGTCGTCCATCTGGAACATGGCATTGGCCTCTTCCTCGGCCTCGTCGTCCGCTCCGTGGGTGGAGCGGAGCGAGAGTATTTGCAGCTTCAATACGGCAATGGCGACATCCTCTACGTCCCCGTCCACCACGCCGACCGCCTCAGCAAATGGATCGGCCCCGAAGAAGCCACGCCCCAGCTCAACCGCCTGGGCGACCGCTCCTGGGGGCAGGCGCGCGCGCGGGCGCAGCAGGCGGTAGACGAACTGGCGGACGACCTGCTGGAACTGTACGCGGAACGGGAAGCCGTCGCCGGACACGCTTTTGCCCCCGATGCTCCCTGGCAGACGGAAATGGAAGCCAGTTTCCCTTACCAGGAGACGGAGGACCAACTCCACGCCATCGCCGAAGTGAAGCAAGACATGGAACGGGCGCAGCCGATGGACCGCCTCATCTGCGGCGACGTGGGATATGGCAAGACGGAGGTGGCCCTGCGTGCGGCATTCAAAGCGGTGCTGGATGACAAGCAGGTGGCCATCCTTGTGCCCACCACCATCCTGGCGCAGCAGCATTACAACACCTTCAAGCAGCGGCTGCAACCGTTTCCCGTGCGCGTGGATATGTTGTCTCGCTTCCGCACGCAGTCGCGGCAGGATCAGATTATTCGGGGCTTGCGTGCCGGCAAAGTGGACATCATCATCGGAACCCACCGCCTCCTCTCCGACGACGTTTCCTTCAAGGACCTGGGGCTGTTGATCATCGACGAAGAGCAGCGTTTTGGCGTGCGTCACAAGGAACTCCTGAAGCAGTTGCGCAAGGAAGTGGACGTGCTAACAATGACGGCCACACCCATCCCGCGCACCCTGCATATGAGCCTTGCCGGCGCGCGCGATGTCAGCGTGATTGCCACCGCACCCGCCGAACGTTTGCCCGTGCAGACCTATGTAGGCGAGGCGGATGAAACGCTGCTGCGCCGCGCCATCCTGCGCGAACTGGATCGTGGCGGACAGATTTTTGTCGTGCACAACCGTGTGCAAACGATCAACATCGTCCACGACCAGATTCAGCGGCTGGTCCCGGACGCGCGCATTGCCATCGGCCACGGGCAAATGAGCGAGCGCGAACTGGAAGACGTGATGCAGCGGTTTGCCGATGGGGAAGTAGACGTTCTCCTCAGCACGACCATCATTGAAAGCGGTTTGGACTTTCCCAACGCGAACACCCTGATTGTGGATCGCGCGGAGCAGTTTGGCCTGTCGCAGTTGCACCAACTGCGCGGGCGCGTGGGGCGCGGCATGAACCGTGCCTATGCCTATTTCTTCCATGCGCCGTGGCGCACGCTGACGACGGATGCGCAGGCGCGGTTGGAAACGATTGCCGAGGAATCGCATCTGGGGGCCGGGTACGAAATCGCCATGCGCGACCTGGAAATTCGTGGCGCGGGCGACCTGCTGGGGGCGCGCCAGAGCGGCCACATCGCGGCTATCGGCTTTGACCTGTACACGCGGCTGCTGGCGAACGCGGTGAAGCGGAAAAAGGCGGAGCGGCGTGGGGAAACAGTGCCACCGGAGTTGGGCGAGAGTATTCTCATCGACCTGCCCCTGGCGACGTATGTGCCGCCGGACTACGTGCCTGATGCGGCGCTGCGGCTGCGGTTGTATCGGCGCATGGCCGGACTGGAGCGGATGACGGAGATTGACGAGATGGCCGCGGAATTGGCCGACCGTTTTGGCCCGATTCCCGATCCCGTGGATAACCTGCTTTATCAACTGCGGATTAAGGCATTGGCCGCGCGGGCGGGGGCGGTGGGCGTGACTGTGGAGAACGAGCAAATTCGCCTGCGTTGGCCGCAACTGGAGCAAATCGACCGTTTCCGTTTGCAGCGGTTCCTGGGCGCGGAGGTGCGTGTCAGCCGTTCGGCTATCTGGATGTCCTGGAAGGGGGGGACGAAAGATTGGCAGGTGCGCCTGGTGCAGCTTTTGGAGAAGTTGCCGACTTTTCCTGATGCTGCTCAGGCGGTAAACTCGGATGTCGTGCCGGCATGA
- a CDS encoding DsbA family protein: MKPRLSPAPLLFLGSLLLLFIIAACGPVEPSVNEGDTPAVDFAATANAASLATSEAITEASVDPELPAESPASNVSANAGIEPTINIDPNSSAIFAEGLQVGFTVEGYPYMGDPSAPVVMEEYSDYQCPFCSRFFTETFAALRQNQIANGEVVFIFRDFPLTSIHPQAVPAANAARCAGAQGAAQYWAMHDLLFSTVSQWANAGYEQALTNLANQAGLDMAAFSDCFSALEYNDAVKADAQDAQARGVNSTPSFFINNQPLVGAQPLAVFNQAIETVMNGEQIAAAETEAQPDQPVVAPTPATLTTNFAAAKGDPGAPVTIIEFTDYQCPYCQRHFAETLPSIMQDMVDTGQVYYIIKDLPLENIHPAARAAANAARCAGDQGAYWEMHDILFARQPIWSDPNVDTTQSLIDLAVELGLDQATFSACLTSQKYDSEVINNKDEALALGVDGTPFFFINGYPLNGARPIEHFQIATSLAAEGRLAEAYVPQPTPTPIPTPSGPVNVSLDDSFGIGNPDAPVTIVEFTDFQCPFCSRHHAQTFPSLLESYINTGQVYYVIKDFPLTSIHPQAFLASQAAWCASEQSASVEMIGLLFSKQGEWGNENAANLFTNYAGTLGLDTASFNQCLQSGQYDDAINRNLREGASLGITGTPTFFINGNMLVGAQPLDVFNQAIEQSLAGR, translated from the coding sequence ATGAAACCTCGCCTTTCGCCCGCGCCGCTTCTTTTCCTGGGCAGCTTGTTGCTGCTTTTTATCATAGCCGCCTGTGGCCCCGTGGAACCGTCCGTCAATGAAGGCGATACGCCCGCCGTAGATTTTGCCGCAACGGCCAATGCGGCATCCCTGGCCACGAGTGAGGCTATCACGGAGGCCAGTGTCGATCCGGAACTGCCCGCGGAATCTCCTGCCAGCAATGTGTCGGCAAATGCCGGCATCGAACCCACCATCAACATTGACCCCAACAGCAGCGCCATCTTCGCCGAGGGGCTGCAAGTCGGCTTCACCGTCGAAGGCTACCCCTACATGGGCGACCCCAGCGCCCCCGTGGTCATGGAAGAGTATTCCGACTACCAGTGCCCCTTCTGTAGCCGCTTCTTCACGGAAACTTTCGCCGCATTGCGCCAGAACCAGATCGCCAACGGCGAAGTAGTCTTCATTTTCCGCGACTTCCCGCTCACAAGTATTCACCCGCAGGCCGTGCCCGCGGCCAACGCCGCCCGCTGCGCCGGCGCGCAGGGCGCGGCGCAGTACTGGGCCATGCACGATCTCCTTTTCAGCACCGTCTCTCAGTGGGCCAATGCCGGCTATGAACAGGCGCTAACCAATCTGGCGAACCAGGCCGGGCTGGATATGGCCGCGTTTTCCGACTGCTTCTCCGCGCTGGAATACAACGACGCCGTGAAAGCGGATGCGCAGGACGCGCAGGCGCGTGGCGTCAACAGCACGCCCTCCTTCTTCATCAACAATCAACCACTGGTGGGCGCGCAACCGTTGGCCGTCTTCAACCAGGCCATCGAAACCGTCATGAACGGGGAACAGATCGCCGCCGCCGAAACCGAAGCCCAGCCAGACCAGCCGGTCGTCGCTCCCACCCCGGCCACGCTTACCACGAATTTCGCCGCCGCCAAAGGCGACCCGGGTGCGCCCGTCACTATCATTGAATTCACCGACTACCAGTGTCCTTACTGCCAACGACATTTCGCGGAAACGCTCCCCAGCATCATGCAAGACATGGTGGACACAGGTCAAGTCTATTACATTATCAAGGACCTGCCGCTGGAAAACATTCATCCGGCAGCGCGTGCCGCGGCCAATGCCGCCCGCTGTGCCGGGGATCAGGGCGCGTATTGGGAAATGCACGACATCTTGTTTGCCAGACAGCCCATCTGGAGCGACCCCAACGTGGACACAACGCAAAGCCTGATCGACCTGGCCGTGGAGTTGGGGCTGGATCAGGCCACATTCTCCGCCTGCCTGACTTCGCAAAAGTACGACAGCGAGGTGATAAACAATAAGGACGAGGCGCTGGCGCTGGGGGTGGACGGTACGCCATTCTTCTTCATCAATGGCTACCCGCTCAATGGCGCGCGCCCAATTGAGCACTTCCAAATTGCCACATCGCTGGCGGCGGAAGGACGATTGGCGGAAGCTTACGTGCCACAGCCAACCCCCACGCCGATACCCACGCCCTCTGGCCCCGTTAATGTCTCGCTAGATGACAGCTTTGGCATTGGCAACCCGGACGCGCCCGTGACAATTGTCGAGTTCACGGATTTCCAGTGCCCGTTCTGCAGCCGCCACCACGCGCAAACCTTCCCGTCGCTGCTGGAATCGTACATCAACACGGGTCAGGTGTATTACGTGATAAAAGATTTCCCACTGACGTCCATTCATCCGCAGGCGTTTTTGGCGTCGCAGGCGGCGTGGTGCGCGAGCGAACAGAGCGCCTCCGTGGAAATGATAGGTTTGCTGTTTAGCAAGCAGGGAGAGTGGGGCAACGAGAATGCGGCGAATTTGTTTACGAATTATGCCGGCACACTCGGCCTCGACACCGCCAGTTTCAACCAATGCCTGCAGAGCGGCCAATACGACGACGCCATCAACCGCAACCTGCGCGAAGGCGCAAGCCTGGGCATCACGGGCACGCCAACCTTCTTCATCAACGGAAACATGCTCGTTGGCGCGCAGCCTCTGGACGTCTTCAACCAGGCCATCGAACAGAGCCTCGCCGGTCGCTAA
- a CDS encoding aminoacyl-tRNA hydrolase, with the protein MSDNSLDTLFSRLQPDALAAESTPQRALVVGLGNPGREYRQNRHNLGFMVIDKLAQARGIQVGKSRSQAIMGDGEIAGIPVILAKPQTYMNNSGAAVSQLLRFFKIPASRLLVIYDELDLPLGTLRLRQKGSAGGHNGMRSLIQHLGDDFPRLRLGIGRPPGRLPAAAFVLQNFAEAEQITVEIMLQEAVTAVETFLTQGIDIAMTRHNGPVAGRDADNG; encoded by the coding sequence ATGTCCGATAACTCTCTCGACACACTCTTCTCCCGTTTGCAGCCGGATGCCCTCGCCGCAGAATCAACGCCCCAACGGGCGCTGGTGGTCGGTCTGGGGAATCCGGGGCGCGAATATCGCCAGAACCGCCATAATCTCGGTTTTATGGTGATAGACAAACTGGCGCAGGCGCGTGGCATCCAGGTGGGCAAGTCGCGTAGTCAGGCGATAATGGGGGATGGGGAGATTGCCGGCATTCCCGTCATCCTCGCCAAGCCCCAAACCTACATGAACAACAGCGGCGCGGCCGTCTCCCAACTCCTGCGCTTCTTCAAAATACCCGCCAGCCGCCTCCTCGTCATCTACGACGAACTGGATTTGCCCCTGGGTACGCTGCGCCTGCGCCAAAAAGGGAGCGCCGGCGGCCACAACGGCATGCGCTCGCTCATCCAGCATCTGGGCGACGACTTCCCCCGGCTGCGCCTGGGCATTGGCCGTCCCCCTGGGCGACTTCCCGCCGCCGCCTTCGTGCTGCAAAACTTTGCCGAAGCCGAACAGATCACCGTAGAAATCATGTTGCAAGAAGCCGTGACCGCCGTGGAAACCTTTCTCACGCAAGGTATAGACATCGCCATGACGCGCCACAACGGCCCCGTTGCCGGCAGAGACGCAGATAACGGATGA